In the genome of Pseudomonas protegens, one region contains:
- a CDS encoding TolC family outer membrane protein — translation MRFHLLKALPFALAASFVQAQTLPEAMQKALDVHPEIQAGVNSRLAADYQLKAAKGGYLPRVDMLAGYGREGTDNPSTRAGTGSNHWETLNRGESSLRLQQMVFDGFATSSEVGRQQATVNSRAYSLLGTSERTALTVAQVYLDVLTRRQFVQLAEDNLRNHERIYDQIKLRTQRGVGSGADLDQAEARMAQARNNLITEQTNLADAQTNYLSAVGQMPDQLERPASFMALMPANLDEARRQMLENSPILRSAESDIVAAEKQYDAAKSAFYPRFDAELGRTADNDLDGQNGHNNEWQAMLRMRFNLFAGGSNKADLESKAYQSNQALDIRNNALRVLNEELGLAWNALNNANAQVPIAQEYVDRSTAVRTAYQKQFSLGERTLLDLLDSENELFTASRRLAEIKNIQLFTQYRIKATMGELLKSQGVVAPMASVVQNDAKPKVQLPGMN, via the coding sequence ATGCGTTTTCACCTGTTAAAGGCCCTGCCGTTCGCCTTGGCCGCGAGTTTCGTGCAGGCACAAACACTCCCCGAAGCCATGCAGAAAGCACTGGATGTGCACCCGGAAATTCAAGCCGGGGTCAACAGCCGTCTAGCCGCTGACTATCAGCTCAAAGCCGCCAAAGGTGGCTATCTGCCACGTGTCGACATGCTCGCCGGCTATGGCCGTGAGGGCACCGATAACCCTAGTACCCGTGCGGGTACTGGCAGCAATCACTGGGAGACACTGAATCGCGGAGAGTCAAGTTTACGTCTCCAGCAGATGGTTTTTGACGGTTTTGCCACGTCCAGTGAAGTTGGGCGTCAACAAGCCACCGTCAATTCCCGGGCCTATTCCCTGCTCGGCACCTCCGAGCGCACGGCGTTGACCGTCGCCCAGGTGTACCTGGACGTGCTGACCCGCCGTCAATTCGTACAGTTGGCAGAAGACAATCTGCGCAATCACGAACGCATCTACGACCAGATCAAGCTGCGCACCCAGCGTGGCGTGGGCAGCGGCGCCGACCTCGATCAGGCCGAAGCGCGCATGGCCCAGGCCCGCAACAACCTGATCACCGAGCAGACCAACCTGGCCGACGCCCAGACCAACTACCTGAGTGCGGTAGGGCAGATGCCGGATCAGCTGGAGCGTCCTGCCAGCTTTATGGCGCTGATGCCGGCCAACCTCGATGAGGCCCGCCGCCAGATGCTGGAAAACAGCCCGATCCTGCGCTCCGCCGAATCCGACATCGTGGCTGCCGAGAAGCAGTACGACGCCGCCAAGTCGGCGTTCTACCCACGTTTCGACGCGGAGCTGGGCCGTACCGCAGACAACGACCTGGACGGCCAGAACGGCCACAACAATGAATGGCAGGCCATGCTGCGCATGCGCTTCAACCTGTTCGCCGGTGGCAGCAACAAGGCCGACCTGGAGTCCAAGGCCTACCAGTCGAACCAGGCCCTGGATATCCGCAACAACGCCTTGCGGGTCTTGAACGAGGAGCTGGGCCTGGCCTGGAACGCCTTGAACAACGCCAATGCCCAGGTGCCGATTGCCCAGGAATATGTTGACCGCAGCACGGCAGTGCGCACCGCCTACCAGAAACAGTTCAGCCTGGGCGAACGTACCCTGCTGGACTTGCTCGACAGCGAAAACGAGTTGTTCACCGCATCCCGGCGTCTGGCCGAGATCAAGAACATTCAGTTATTTACTCAGTACCGAATCAAGGCGACCATGGGCGAGTTGCTCAAGAGCCAGGGAGTGGTCGCACCTATGGCTTCCGTCGTGCAGAACGATGCGAAGCCCAAGGTCCAGCTGCCTGGGATGAATTGA
- a CDS encoding HlyD family type I secretion periplasmic adaptor subunit, with the protein MLLKSGFKDSIRRYFKGSDSLKGQPLPEVNKALIEDAPRVIRLTIWGIIAFFLFLVLWANFAVIDEVTKGEGKAIPSSKVQKIQNLEGGIVSELYVKEGQVVEAGAPLIRLDDTRFQSNVGETETVRLSMLLRVERLSAEVDERELNFPADAVKDAPGQAASEKSLYQSRRQQLHDEIGGLQEQLIQKQQELREFTSKQAQYRQQLGLQRQEIAMSEPLVAQGAVSPVEVLRLKRAEVETRGQLDATTLAIPRAESAIKEVQRKIDETRGKFRSEALTQLNEARTELNKASATGKALEDRVSRTLVTSPVRGIVKQLMVNTIGGVIQPGSDMVEIVPLNDTLLVEAKIRPQDIAFLHPGQEAVVKFSAYDYTIYGGLKARLEQIGADTITDEDKKTTYYMIKLRTDRSHLGTDEKPLLIIPGMVASVDIITGKKSILSYLLKPIIRARAEALHER; encoded by the coding sequence GTGTTGCTTAAGTCGGGATTCAAGGACTCGATCCGCCGCTATTTCAAAGGCAGCGATTCCCTCAAGGGGCAGCCACTGCCCGAAGTCAACAAGGCCCTGATCGAGGATGCGCCGCGGGTCATTCGCCTGACCATCTGGGGCATCATCGCCTTCTTCCTGTTCCTGGTGCTGTGGGCCAACTTCGCGGTGATCGACGAAGTGACCAAGGGCGAGGGCAAGGCCATTCCGTCGTCCAAGGTGCAGAAGATCCAGAACCTGGAAGGCGGGATCGTCTCCGAGTTGTACGTCAAGGAAGGCCAGGTGGTGGAAGCCGGTGCGCCGCTGATTCGCCTGGACGACACGCGCTTTCAGTCCAACGTCGGCGAGACCGAGACCGTGCGCCTGTCCATGCTGCTGCGGGTCGAGCGCCTGAGCGCCGAAGTGGATGAGCGCGAACTGAACTTCCCCGCCGACGCGGTCAAGGACGCGCCCGGCCAGGCGGCCAGCGAAAAATCCCTGTACCAGAGCCGTCGCCAGCAACTGCATGACGAGATCGGCGGCCTTCAGGAACAGCTGATCCAGAAGCAGCAGGAACTGCGCGAATTCACCTCCAAGCAGGCCCAATACCGCCAGCAACTGGGCCTGCAGCGCCAGGAAATCGCCATGTCCGAGCCCCTGGTGGCCCAGGGCGCGGTGTCGCCGGTGGAAGTGCTGCGGCTCAAGCGCGCCGAAGTGGAAACCCGCGGCCAGCTGGACGCCACCACCCTGGCCATTCCCCGTGCCGAATCGGCGATCAAGGAAGTGCAGCGCAAGATCGATGAAACCCGCGGCAAGTTCCGCAGCGAAGCCCTGACCCAGCTCAACGAGGCGCGCACCGAACTGAACAAGGCCAGCGCCACCGGCAAGGCCCTGGAAGACCGGGTCAGCCGGACCCTGGTCACCTCGCCGGTGCGCGGTATCGTCAAGCAGCTGATGGTCAACACCATTGGCGGGGTGATCCAGCCGGGCAGCGACATGGTGGAAATCGTGCCGCTGAACGACACCCTGCTGGTGGAAGCCAAGATCCGTCCCCAGGACATCGCCTTCCTGCACCCGGGGCAGGAAGCGGTGGTCAAGTTCAGCGCCTATGACTACACCATCTATGGCGGCCTCAAGGCCCGCCTGGAGCAGATCGGCGCCGACACCATCACCGACGAAGACAAGAAAACCACCTACTACATGATCAAGCTGCGCACCGACCGCAGCCACCTGGGCACCGATGAAAAACCGCTGCTGATCATCCCCGGGATGGTGGCCTCGGTGGACATCATCACCGGCAAGAAGAGCATCCTCAGCTACCTGCTCAAGCCGATCATCCGCGCCCGCGCCGAAGCCCTGCACGAACGCTGA
- a CDS encoding type I secretion system permease/ATPase yields the protein MESEASRAQFSHDPRGMHDDPLLDGLLTLCFLHQKPASAAMLTTGLPLPSQRLSAELLPRAAARAGLQGRVLRRKLEQIPTIAMPALLLLKNGRSAVLLGWQGEDQARLLLSESDGGEVCVDRQLVADDYSGQVFFAQPQHKFDVNHGSLIPRARSWFRDTLKRSRWLYADAIAASLLINIIAMAAPLFVMNVYDRVVPNQATSTLWVLSIGIMGAYIFDLILKSLRSLCLDLAGKKTDLIISATLFERIVGMAMKYRPARVGSFAQNIHEFQSLRDFLASLTLTSLIDLPFTLLIFLVIAILGGHLVWIPVLAFPLALGIGYALQKPLVATMEKTMALGAERQSSLIETLAGLDAVKVNNAESERQYQWEQTIGTLSRLELRVKMLSSLAMNITLLIQQLAGVTMIVFGVYQIIDGNLSMGGLIACYMLSGRALSPLASLSGLLTRYQQARVTMTSVDQMMELPQERNFDERPLSRNVLQGAIECRLLNFTYPGQQNPALKNINLTIKPGEKVGIIGRSGSGKSSLAKLLVGLYQPDSGALLVDGVDIRQIDVSELRHNIGYVPQDIQLLAGTLRDNLTSGARYVDDELVLQASELAGVHEFARLHPQGYELQVGERGQNLSGGQRQNVALARALLLNPQILLLDEPTSAMDNTGEERLKQRLESVVQNKTVVLVTHRASLLSLVDRLLVVDRGQILADGPKAVVMEALKKGQISVA from the coding sequence GTGGAATCAGAAGCCAGTCGAGCGCAATTTAGTCATGATCCACGCGGTATGCATGACGACCCCTTGCTGGATGGATTGCTGACCCTCTGCTTCCTGCATCAGAAGCCCGCCAGTGCGGCCATGCTGACCACCGGTCTGCCATTGCCGTCACAGCGCCTGAGCGCCGAGTTGCTGCCCCGCGCAGCGGCTCGGGCCGGGCTGCAGGGGCGCGTGTTGCGCCGCAAGCTCGAGCAGATTCCGACCATCGCCATGCCCGCCCTGCTGTTGCTCAAGAACGGTCGCAGCGCCGTGCTCCTGGGCTGGCAAGGTGAAGATCAGGCGCGCCTGCTGCTCAGCGAAAGCGATGGCGGCGAGGTGTGCGTCGATCGCCAACTGGTGGCCGACGACTACAGCGGGCAGGTGTTCTTCGCCCAGCCCCAGCACAAGTTCGACGTCAATCACGGTTCGCTGATTCCCCGGGCCCGCTCCTGGTTTCGCGACACCCTCAAGCGCTCGCGCTGGCTGTATGCCGACGCCATCGCCGCCAGCCTGTTGATCAACATCATCGCCATGGCCGCGCCGCTGTTCGTGATGAACGTCTACGACCGGGTGGTGCCCAACCAGGCCACCTCGACCCTGTGGGTGCTGTCCATCGGCATCATGGGCGCCTACATCTTCGACCTGATCCTCAAGAGCCTGCGCAGCCTCTGTTTGGACCTGGCGGGTAAAAAGACCGACCTGATCATTTCCGCCACGCTGTTCGAACGCATCGTCGGCATGGCCATGAAGTACCGCCCGGCCCGGGTCGGCAGCTTCGCTCAGAACATCCATGAGTTTCAGAGCCTGCGCGACTTCCTCGCGTCCCTGACCCTCACCAGCCTCATCGACCTGCCCTTCACCCTGCTGATCTTCCTGGTGATCGCCATCCTTGGCGGCCACCTGGTGTGGATCCCGGTGCTGGCCTTCCCCCTCGCCCTAGGCATCGGCTACGCCTTGCAGAAGCCCCTGGTGGCGACCATGGAGAAAACCATGGCCCTGGGCGCCGAGCGCCAGTCGAGCCTGATCGAAACCCTGGCCGGGCTGGACGCCGTGAAGGTCAACAACGCCGAGAGCGAGCGTCAGTACCAGTGGGAACAGACCATCGGCACCCTCAGCCGTCTGGAGCTGCGGGTGAAGATGCTCTCCAGCCTGGCGATGAACATCACCTTGCTGATCCAGCAACTGGCCGGGGTGACCATGATCGTCTTCGGCGTCTACCAGATCATCGACGGCAACCTCAGCATGGGCGGTCTGATCGCCTGCTACATGCTCAGCGGCCGGGCCCTGAGCCCGCTGGCCTCGCTGTCCGGTTTGCTGACCCGTTACCAGCAGGCGCGCGTCACCATGACCTCGGTGGACCAGATGATGGAGCTGCCCCAGGAGCGCAATTTCGACGAGCGTCCCCTGAGCCGCAACGTGCTGCAGGGCGCCATCGAATGCCGGCTGCTGAATTTCACTTACCCGGGGCAGCAGAACCCGGCACTGAAGAACATCAACCTGACGATCAAGCCGGGCGAGAAGGTCGGCATCATCGGCCGCAGCGGCTCCGGCAAAAGCTCCCTGGCCAAGCTGCTGGTGGGGCTCTACCAGCCGGACTCCGGGGCCTTGCTGGTGGACGGTGTGGACATCCGCCAGATCGACGTCAGCGAATTGCGCCACAACATCGGCTACGTGCCCCAGGACATCCAGCTGCTGGCCGGCACCCTGCGCGACAACCTGACCTCCGGTGCCCGCTACGTCGACGACGAACTGGTGCTGCAGGCCTCCGAACTGGCAGGGGTGCATGAATTCGCCCGGCTGCATCCGCAAGGCTATGAGTTGCAGGTAGGCGAACGTGGGCAAAACCTCTCCGGCGGTCAGCGACAGAACGTCGCCCTGGCCCGTGCCCTGTTGCTCAATCCACAGATCCTGCTGCTCGACGAGCCCACCAGCGCCATGGACAACACCGGTGAAGAGCGCCTGAAGCAGCGCCTGGAATCGGTGGTGCAGAACAAGACCGTGGTCCTGGTGACGCACCGGGCGTCGCTGCTGTCCCTGGTGGACCGGCTGTTGGTGGTGGACCGAGGGCAGATCCTGGCCGACGGCCCGAAAGCGGTAGTGATGGAAGCGTTGAAGAAGGGGCAGATCAGTGTTGCTTAA